The sequence TCAACCTGGTGGCCGAGCCGGCGCAGGCCCTGCACCAGCGGATCGTTGTCGCCGTCGATGCTGGGATGCTCGCCGCCGACGTTGGTCTTCGGCGAGTTCGCCGCGCCGAAGTCGACCATGCCCACGGCCTGCTGCGGATCCATCCCCCAATCCACCATTCCGACAACGGTTTTCACCACGAATTGAATGATCACCGAGCCCCCCGGCGAGCCGAGCGTCGCATACAGCGGGCCACGGTCACGGCCGGACCCGTCGAATATCAGGGTCGGCGCCATCGTGCTGCGCGGCCGCTTTCCCGGCCCGACCCGATTGGCCACCGGCACGCCGTCGGGATCGGCAGGCTCGGCCGAGAAGTCGGTCAGCTGGTTGTTGAGGATGAAGCCGTCCACCATGTGAAAGGAGCCGAACTGGGACTCGACAGTGGTGGTCAGCGCAGCGGCGTTGCCCGCTGAGTCGACCACGCTGATCTGGCTGGTGCCGTGTTCTTCGACGGGCACCGGCGTGGACGGCGCCGCACCGAACTCGCCGGGCTTCGCGGTGCCCATGCTGCGCTGGTCGGAGATGAGCGCGGCGCGCTGCGCGAGGTAGTCGCTGTTCAACAGCGAGTTCGGGGTGCCGCCGGGCAGTGGCACGAAATCCGTGTCGGCGACGTACTTGTCACGGTCGGCGTAGGCGAGTCGCTCTGCTTCGGAGACCAGATGCACACCCATCACCGACGGCTTGCCGCCGTTGAGATCCATTTCGGTGGGCTTGTGCTCGTTCATCGCAAACCGTTCCAGCATGCCGAGGGTGGCGGCTACCGCGATACCGCCCGACGACGGCGGCGGCATACCGCACACCTGCATGCCCCGGTACGGCGTGCAGATCGGTTCGCGTTCTCTGACGGTATAGCCGGCCAGGTCCTCGGGTGTCATCAGGCTGGGCGTGCGCCCGCCGGATGTATCGGCGGCCGCGGCGACGATGGCCTTCGCGATGTCACCGCTGTAGAAGGACTGAGGGTCGGTTGCGATGACGCCAAGCGTCTTGGAGTAGGCGGGGTTGGCGAGCTTGGTGTCGGCGGCCTTCGGGGTGCCGTCGGCGTTGAGGAAGTAGGCGGCCGCCTCGCGGTCGAGCCGCAGCTGGGGTGCGGTGTCGGAGATCGCGGTCGCGAGTCGCGGGCTGATGTCGAATCCGTCGTCGGCCATCGTCACGGCGGGAGCGAACAGGTCGCGCCAGGCGGTCTTGCCGTGCTGCTGGTGGACATCCATCAGCATCCGGAGGATGCCAGGGACCCCGATGGACCGGCCCGACGCCCTGGCATCCGGTTTGGGTTCGGTGCGGTTTGTATCGGATATCCAGCGCAGGTAGTTCTCGTTCGCCGCGGCGGGCGCGACCTCCCGGCCGTCGTATGCCTGCACCTTGTTCGCCTCGGCGTCGTAGTAGAGCAGGAACCCGCCGCCGCCGATCCCGGAGGACTGTGGTTCCACGAGCCCGAGCACGGTTTGCGCCGCCACAAGGGCGTCGGCCGCGGTACCGCCGTCCTTCAGCACCTCACAGGCCTCCCGAGTGGCCAGGGGGTTGGCTGTGGCGACGGCATAGTGCGCGGTGTGCACCGCGGTCATGTCCTTGCGGTAGCCGGTGGCGACTTCCGGTTTCGTGCCGCCTGCGGCCGCGTCCTGCGAGGTCTTCGGCGCCGGGGTGCCGTTGTCCACCACTGCGCACGGACTCGCCGCGGCAGGCGGCGGGCCGTTCTCCTGGCCCCCGCATCCGGCCAGCACCAGGACGACCCCCGCCAGCGGAGCCGTCAGTCGCGTCGACAGGGTCCCCATCACTGAAACGGTAGATCATCAATGACGTCTGACACCGGCAGTAACCTGGAATCCGTGCCCGATCCCGCGACGTACCGACCGGCGCCCGGGTCGATCCCCGTCGAACCCGGCGTCTACCGGTTCCGCGATCCCCATGGCCGCGTCATCTACGTCGGCAAAGCCAAGAGTTTGCGCAGTCGGCTGAACTCCTACTTCGCCGACATCTCGGGGCTGGCGCCCCGCACCAGGCAGATGGTGATGGCCGCGGGCAGTGTCGAGTGGACGGTGGTCACCACCGAGGTCGAGGCACTGCAGCTGGAATACAACTGGATCAAGGAATTCGACCCGCGGTTCAACATCCGTTACCGCGACGACAAGTCCTACCCGGTGCTGGCCGTTACGCTCAACGAGGAATACCCGCGGCTGATGGTGTACCGGGGACCGCGTCGCAAAGGCGTGCGGTACTTCGGGCCGTATTCGCACGCCTGGGCCATCCGCGAGACCCTCGATCTGCTCACCCGGGTATTTCCGGCGCGGACGTGTTCGGCGGGAGTATTCAAGCGGCACAAGCAGATCGATCGACCCTGCCTGCTCGGGTACATCGACAAGTGCTCTGCGCCGTGCATCGGTCGGGTGTCGGCCGACGAACACCGCAAGATCGTGCTGGACTTCTGCGACTTCCTGGCAGGCAAGACCGACCGGCTGGCCCGCGATATGGAACGCGAGATGGCCCAGGCCGCCGCACAACTCGACTTCGAGCGCGCAGCCAGGCTGCGGGACAACATCGGTGCGCTCAAGCGCGCCCTCGAGAAGCAGACGGTGGTGTTCGGCGACGGAACCGACGCCGACGTGGTGGCCTTCGCCGACGACGAGCTCGAGGCGGCGGTGCAGGTGTTTCACGTGCGCGGCGGCAGGGTGCGCGGCCAGCGCGGCTGGATCGTCGAAAAGTCCGGTGATCCCGAGGATTCCGGTCAGGGACACCTGGTCGAACAGTTCCTGACGCAGTTCTACGGCGACCAGGCGGAGTTGGATGGTGCGGCAGACGAGTCGACGAACCCGGTGCCGCGTCAGATCCTGGTTCCGGTACTGCCGCCCAACACCGAGGAACTCGAAACCTGGTTGTGCGGGCTCCGCGGCTCGCGGGTGGCGCTGCGGGTGCCGATGCGCGGCGACAAGCGGGCGCTGGCCGAGACGGTGCAGCGCAATGCGCAGGGTGCACTGGCCCAGCACAAGCTCAAGCGGGCGGGCGACTTCACTGCGAGATCTGCTGCGCTGCAGAGTATTCAGGAGGCACTCGGGCTCGCGGACGCCCCGCTGCGCATCGAGTGCGTCGATATCAGCCATGTGCAGGGCACCGACGTAGTGGCCTCACTGGTGGTATTCGAGGACGGCCTGCCGCGCAAATCCGACTACCGCCACTACGCGATCAGGGAGGCGGCAGGCGGCGGGCGGTCAGACGACGTGGCGTCCATCGCCGAGGTGACCCGCCGAAGGTTCGCACGGCATGTATCCGACCTGCAGCACACCAGTGTGCTTACGGCTGAAGGAAAATCGCGTAGGTTCGCCTACCCGCCCAACCTGTATGTCGTCGACGGTGGCGCCCCGCAGGTCAACGCGGCCGCGGCGGTGCTCGAGGAACTCGGCGTCACCGATGTGGCCGTCGTCGGGCTGGCCAAGCGCCTCGAGGAGGTCTGGGTGCCGTCGGAGCCCGACCCGGTGATCATGCCGCGCAACAGCGAGGGACTCTTCCTGCTGCAGCGGGTACGCGATGAAGCGCACCGGTTCGCGATCACCTACCACCGCAGCAAGCGGTCCAAGCGCATGACGGCATCGGCCCTGGACTCGGTGCCGGGGCTGGGGGAGCACCGGCGAAAGGCGCTGGTCACCCACTTCGGCTCGGTGGCCAGGCTGAAGCAGGCCAGCATCGAGGAGATCACCTCAGTGCCCGGAATCGGTGTGACGACTGCCAAGGCCGTTCTCGACGCGCTCGGCGTAGCGCCCGAATCGTCAGCGCCCGCCGCAGTAATCGGAGATGATCAGGGCAGAGCATCGGGATGACGGATCAGGGAACAGGTGAGGAGCAGGCGGGGCAGGACGCGCCCCGCGGCACCGGCGCGGACTCGGGCATCGACGTCGTACTGGTCACGGGGTTGTCCGGTGCGGGCCGTGGCACCGCGGCCAAGGTGCTCGAGGATCTCGGCTGGTATGTGGCCGACAATCTGCCGCCCGAACTGATCGCCCGAATGGTCGATCTCGGCCTGGCGGCGGGGTCGCGGATCACCCAGCTCGCGGTGGTGATGGACGTTCGCTCCAAAGGTTTCACCGGCGATTTGGACTGGGTGCGCAAAGATCTGGCGACGCGCGACATCGCACCGAGGGTGCTTTTTCTCGAAGCGTCCGATGACATCCTCGTGCGCCGGTACGAGCAGAACCGGCGTAGCCATCCGCTGCAGGGAAACCAGACGCTCGCCGAGGGCATAGCAGCGGAACGGACGATGTTGGCGCCGGTACGCGCGACCGCGGATCTGGTCATCGACACCTCGAAGCTGTCGGTGCCGGCACTGCGGGAGAGCATCGAAGGGGCGTTCGGCGGTGAGACCGTCGCCTACACCAGCGTGACCGTGGAATCGTTCGGCTACAAATACGGGCTCCCGATGGATGCCGATACCGTGATGGATGTGCGGTTCCTACCGAACCCGCACTGGGTCGACGAGCTGCGGCGCCACACCGGACAGCATCCCGCCGTCCGCGAGTACGTGCTGGGGCAGCCGGGGGCGGCGGAGTTCCTAGACACCTACCATCGACTGCTGAACGTCGTGATCGAGGGCTATCGGCGGGAGGGAAAGCGCTACATGACCGTGGCCATCGGATGCACCGGCGGTAAGCATCGCAGCGTCGCGATGGCCGAGGCGCTGGCCGGCCGACTGCAGGGCGGTGACCAACTCACGGTGCGAGTGCTGCACCGGGATCTGGGTCGCGAATGAGTTCGCGCATCGTCGCGCTGGGCGGCGGCCACGGGCTCTATGCCACTTTGTCGGCGGCGCGCAGGCTCACTCCGCACGTCACCGCGGTGGTCACGGTGGCCGACGACGGCGGTTCGTCGGGCCGGCTGCGAAGCGAGCTGGACGTCGTGCCACCGGGTGATCTGCGAATGGCACTGGCGGCCTTGGCATCCGACAGCCCGCACGGGCGACTGTGGGCGACGATCCTTCA is a genomic window of Mycobacterium sp. ITM-2016-00318 containing:
- a CDS encoding gamma-glutamyltransferase family protein, which produces MGTLSTRLTAPLAGVVLVLAGCGGQENGPPPAAASPCAVVDNGTPAPKTSQDAAAGGTKPEVATGYRKDMTAVHTAHYAVATANPLATREACEVLKDGGTAADALVAAQTVLGLVEPQSSGIGGGGFLLYYDAEANKVQAYDGREVAPAAANENYLRWISDTNRTEPKPDARASGRSIGVPGILRMLMDVHQQHGKTAWRDLFAPAVTMADDGFDISPRLATAISDTAPQLRLDREAAAYFLNADGTPKAADTKLANPAYSKTLGVIATDPQSFYSGDIAKAIVAAAADTSGGRTPSLMTPEDLAGYTVREREPICTPYRGMQVCGMPPPSSGGIAVAATLGMLERFAMNEHKPTEMDLNGGKPSVMGVHLVSEAERLAYADRDKYVADTDFVPLPGGTPNSLLNSDYLAQRAALISDQRSMGTAKPGEFGAAPSTPVPVEEHGTSQISVVDSAGNAAALTTTVESQFGSFHMVDGFILNNQLTDFSAEPADPDGVPVANRVGPGKRPRSTMAPTLIFDGSGRDRGPLYATLGSPGGSVIIQFVVKTVVGMVDWGMDPQQAVGMVDFGAANSPKTNVGGEHPSIDGDNDPLVQGLRRLGHQVDLADQSSGLSAIVRDAPGWTGGADPRREGLVMGDPR
- the uvrC gene encoding excinuclease ABC subunit UvrC gives rise to the protein MPDPATYRPAPGSIPVEPGVYRFRDPHGRVIYVGKAKSLRSRLNSYFADISGLAPRTRQMVMAAGSVEWTVVTTEVEALQLEYNWIKEFDPRFNIRYRDDKSYPVLAVTLNEEYPRLMVYRGPRRKGVRYFGPYSHAWAIRETLDLLTRVFPARTCSAGVFKRHKQIDRPCLLGYIDKCSAPCIGRVSADEHRKIVLDFCDFLAGKTDRLARDMEREMAQAAAQLDFERAARLRDNIGALKRALEKQTVVFGDGTDADVVAFADDELEAAVQVFHVRGGRVRGQRGWIVEKSGDPEDSGQGHLVEQFLTQFYGDQAELDGAADESTNPVPRQILVPVLPPNTEELETWLCGLRGSRVALRVPMRGDKRALAETVQRNAQGALAQHKLKRAGDFTARSAALQSIQEALGLADAPLRIECVDISHVQGTDVVASLVVFEDGLPRKSDYRHYAIREAAGGGRSDDVASIAEVTRRRFARHVSDLQHTSVLTAEGKSRRFAYPPNLYVVDGGAPQVNAAAAVLEELGVTDVAVVGLAKRLEEVWVPSEPDPVIMPRNSEGLFLLQRVRDEAHRFAITYHRSKRSKRMTASALDSVPGLGEHRRKALVTHFGSVARLKQASIEEITSVPGIGVTTAKAVLDALGVAPESSAPAAVIGDDQGRASG
- the rapZ gene encoding RNase adapter RapZ → MTDQGTGEEQAGQDAPRGTGADSGIDVVLVTGLSGAGRGTAAKVLEDLGWYVADNLPPELIARMVDLGLAAGSRITQLAVVMDVRSKGFTGDLDWVRKDLATRDIAPRVLFLEASDDILVRRYEQNRRSHPLQGNQTLAEGIAAERTMLAPVRATADLVIDTSKLSVPALRESIEGAFGGETVAYTSVTVESFGYKYGLPMDADTVMDVRFLPNPHWVDELRRHTGQHPAVREYVLGQPGAAEFLDTYHRLLNVVIEGYRREGKRYMTVAIGCTGGKHRSVAMAEALAGRLQGGDQLTVRVLHRDLGRE